TAGTGAATATATCCCACCCCACAAGAACAGAAGCTGACACAGAAAGTGATGAGAAGATACCCATGGACTAAATTTACTGTACTGATCCTGAATGATGGGAGTGTTAGTTCTAAGCATTCTAAATTCCTATGCTTGGGATTTTAAAGTCAATTTGAGATTAAGGCTGTTCAGCAAGAGAAAACTGACTGTCCTAACCTGAGTCTGAGCTCTGGAGATACACTTTTAGGGAGCCAGATTACTCTTTGTTCAAAAAAGACAGGAGGAATTTAAGAATTGGTATATCaccatatttgtttttattgttgttgttgttttttgtttttttgggtcacatctggcaacactcaggggttactcctggatttatgctcagaaatcgctcctggcaggctcaggggaccatatgggatgccgggatttgaactgatgaccttctgcatgaaaggcaaacgccttacctccatgctatctctccggcctcatatcACCATATTTGtaactaaggtgtttaaataaaaatattaatatgataaAGAATTGGTAGATCTTTGATACGTGATCCTTTTTAAAGTGTGGGTCAATACACCTTTCCTTCAAAGAAATACTTTCTTTAGAATTTGATTTTAAGATGCTATGTTTAGAAACAGGTGTCAGGGAGAGTTTACTTTCTctagaataaaatacaaagctGAGAATAGTCCCAATTCTTAGGAATTGGAAATCCCCCtgggattaatttttttaatatttcaaatttaacTTGTAAAAATGTTTAATCAGTATGTGATTGACAATACTCTTAATGACAGGTTTTCATGAATATACCATTTCAACTACACATCCTGCACCgaaatgtttgttgtttttttttaaatacagagaaTGTACTTCCTTCCTCAATCTGAAAAGTTCTACATTCCAACAAAAatctttacttaattttttgttattttttaaagtactttctttattcattccctttggttacaaacttgtttgtaattgggtttcagccataaagtgCCTACATTCTTtgaccagtgcaactttcctgacaccaatgtctttcattttccttctccaacatcccctgcctgtattccatagaggcattgtatttctctgtattattgtcatggtagatGTTAATGTAGTTCTTTCtgtaactgcacttatcactctttgtagcaagcttcataGCATGAGCTTGTCCTTCCTACCCttagctctattgtctctagttattattaccatactgtcttttatttttcttaaatcaaactgaggagtaagattattctgtctttatctctctccctctgacttgtttcatcAATGAAATAGTTTCAATATATACTCCATGCATAGATAGGCAAATTTTGTGGCTTCATTGTTTATAATAGCTGCATAGCATACCAtagtatagatgtaccacattttccttaagccattcatttgttgtcaggtatatgagttgtttccagattttggctattgtacataGTGTTGCTATGAATCTAGAAGTTCAGAGGACATTGTTATGCTGTGCTTTTGtgatctgtgctttttttttttttgtgatgctgTGCTTTTGTGCTTTTGGggaatatccctaagagtggtattgctgtatcAGATGGGAGCTTAGTTCAGTGttttgaaaaatctccatattgttttccataaagtctgaaCTCGACAGCAATCACACAAGCAGTGAATGGGAGTTTTCTTTCTCTACTTATTCATGACAGCAGTGGTTATGTTTatcctttgtgatatgtgccagtctctgtgctgtgagatatttcattgttgttctaATTTGCTTCTCTTTGATTATTAGTGATATGTAGcaatttttcatttgccttttgaccatttgtatttcttctttgaggaaatgtcttgaTTGTGTCTATGGAATGATTCAACAATGCTATTTTGGATATACTACCCTAAATTGAATATGTTATTGCTGCTATCACAGTGTGGGTCCAAGAACATATAAAATCATACAaagaaatctgatttttttttttactagagagTACTCAGCCACTCAGTCTTCTTTGGCTTAAAAACAACTGCAAGTACACATGGGTGAGCAAATATCATAGAGGGAAATAGTTGGAAAGTCAATTTTTCAGGCCAAATTTGATAACAAATTATTAAGATGTTTTCTTTAGACTTATCAAAATCTATTACTGAGCCATTTGGTAGATCTGCTACCTTGAACAAGAAGCCTGCCAGTCTTTCTACATCATAGTACATTTCCTCATATTAGATAGCAGATTATATCTAGAAgttctaaatattaaaaacttatcACCACACATTATTGATTTAGTGGGCTTTTTATTTATACACACACTCGATTTACtaccaattaaattattttgatgaGAACAACAAAGAAATTATCTTCTGTAGATTTCCTTTTACAAAGGAAGAAATTGTAACTTCTATTTTGTGATTTATTCTGCAGAATTTACAGACATCCAAGACACACCATCTGTGGTTGAACTTGTGGAATCTGTAGACAACCTTAATCTTTGTCCTTATGAAGAATACCAGAAACTTTGTAAAAAATGGGCTGGAAAGGTATTATACTCTGTGTATAAAATAGAGAGAAACCATTGATTTTATTAAACAAATTCTCAAGGGAAAAAATTGGAGAGGCTAGGAgatggtaaatattttatatgttctttgatcaaggagaaaatcatggGGTGCCACTCAGATTCAAATTCTCATTCAACCCAAGACAAATGAGAGATCTATAGCTTTGTTAACTTATTTTCTTGTTATCTCTTTGGAATTTATGGCCACATTAACTGTAGTAATGGAATCAAAATATCATAAGATACTATGGCTGATTAATAATTATTTGCAGTCTAGATAAAAGTCTTGGATATTAAacaacttttttaatatataaagtctAAAAAGCACCATAGAATGAtgtattaaaactttaaaatagtaAAGTTATTGAAGCTGGAGAAACTATGGAGTAGAGCACATATCTTCGTGTGGTTAATCAAATCCAATCTCATATGGGTACCTCATATGGACCTCCaagacttgccaggagtaatccttgaacatagagccctgaacactacctcATATAATGCCCAAACCAAAACAGTGGCatgaataataatagtagtaatgGTATTAATGACAAtaataggaataataataatatgatgaCAGTGAACTGTTGagtataaaatagtaataataatagtaataatatttattttacttatttattttgactaGAGCCAATAGAAAATTGTCCTGGATCTTATAAAAATTTACAACAAGTATGccttttataaaagataaaaaaaaggagtCAAGGGAAAGTGGATTGAAAATTGTGAAGATGGATCACTTTGAAATCTTAAGATTATTGACAAACACTCCTAGCTATGGAGTGGATCTTGCTGTAGCCTCTTGGAAATCAGTTCCCTTCTAGTTCTCATTGCTCTCTATTTCCAACTTATTCCTGTCTGAGAGAGAGCAAGACAGTGACATCAGGGATGGGCTCAAGAAGGGGGCATCTGGCAATCCCCTGCTGTGGGGTCATTGAAGGGTTGAGGAACATTGGTAAGAGACTCACTGGCACCCACTCACTGCAGATATACCCAATAAAGGAGAAAGGATGCCACACCCGCCTGGCTCTCATCATCTCATCATCTCAACAACACAGTGTTCCATCATCTCTCTCCTTGGCTGGGAGCCAAACGTGACATTGCGGAGATGAAGAAGCTTCTGGAGAGTCTCGGCTACACGGTGCATGTGAAAATGCAGCTCACAGCCAAAGTAAGGGCTCCCCAGCTTTCTCACCAGAGAAAAACCCTGTCAAAACTCTTGTCTTCAACACTGGCTATATGTAGATCAGTGTTGGTGCAGTGGTAAAAACGAAGAAATAATTATGCATAGCCAAAGTATGTTCCAAGATCACACATGAGATATGTGGGTTTTAGAAAATTCTGGAGTCAAGAACTTCTAGGAGGAGCTTACTCTATTCCATGTGCCAGTCTTATCATGGGGAAGGAAAAAGAGTAAATGATCTGGGCAACTCCTAACTTCCTTTTTCTTGATATATGAGGAAGAAGGCACCCAAGATACAGAATAGGCTATTTCCAAGGTGTGGTGTTGATGTGTCTCTGTAAGAGTGAACACAgagtgaaaagaaaaggaagaaagagatgtCAAGTTATAGTGGTTAacagcagggcacttgctttgcatgtgtgaggccccttATTAGATActcagcacacacacatacacacacaagcagTTGGGTGTGTGAGGAGTAAAAAGAACTGACAGAAAGGTCAAGAACAGTCTTCTGGCTCAGGGCTGACACAGCTACCAGACATGAGTCAACTGTTTCAGGAGGCAAGTGACCATTCCTAAGAGTCTGAGCTGAGTGCAGATCTGGTGCAGGAGCTACACAGGAGGTCTGGCAAGTGGCAAGGGAGGACTAAGTCTATGCCAGAGAGTGGGCTGATTTAGCACTACAGGGAAGGTCTGAAAAGAAGAGGTACAAAGCATACAAGACTTAGGGCTCTTACTCCACAATTGGGGAAAGGgcttagagagaaagaaaatggcagATAAATGACAAAGGCAAATGCCAAATGCTCCAAGGAGaatgtgagtgcagagccagcaggagCTAATGGTGGAGCGTTGTTCCATGATCAAAAGCAACAGGCTACTGAAGCATCATTATGGAGAGCATTGGTTGACAGGCCAGGCCAGAAAGGGTGGCCTGTGCTGTGGTTCCTGGGCTGATTGGGCACAGGCCCTTAACAAGAAATTCGGCTCTGTTGTAGGAGATGGATTCAGCACTGATGGCGTTCGCTGACCTCCTCAAACACATCACTTCAGACAGCATGTTCCTGGTGCTCATGTCCCATGGTCTCCTGGAGGGAATCTGCGGCACCATGCACAGCGATGCCCAGCCTGACGTGCTGCCTTATGACACCGTCTTTAGCATCTTCAACAATCGTAACTGCTCCCGCCTCATGGACAAGCCCAAGGTCCTCGTCATCCAGGCCTGCTGTGGGAGTGAGTCCAGGACTGCTGCTCTTGCTCACTGTCCTGCCTGTGGGGTGATGCGTGTGGGATCAATGATCATGTCTGAGCCTTGCTGGGTCCATTTCCTAACCAAAAGCCAGGGTCAGAACTTGTAGAAAACACCACAGAGGACTGGTTGATTCTGCCAGCTGAGAAACTTCTAGTCAGTTTATCTACAAGAGGGACTGAAGTAATGACTCTTGGTCCCTAAGTCAAACCAGCAAACACTTCAGACCCTGGAATAAGTGTATATGTTAATGCCACTGCACCTGTACAGTCTAGGGCTAAGGGAAATTTCACTGCAGGAAGGAGGGACAAAATGGCAGCACCTTCTTAGTCTCTCAGACCTTTCTGAAAGAACTGAGTCAGGGAGACACA
The sequence above is a segment of the Suncus etruscus isolate mSunEtr1 chromosome 8, mSunEtr1.pri.cur, whole genome shotgun sequence genome. Coding sequences within it:
- the LOC126016453 gene encoding LOW QUALITY PROTEIN: caspase-13-like (The sequence of the model RefSeq protein was modified relative to this genomic sequence to represent the inferred CDS: deleted 1 base in 1 codon) encodes the protein MDEFTDIQDTPSVVELVESVDNLNLCPYEEYQKLCKKWAGKIYPIKEKGCHTRLALIISHLNNTVFHHLSPWLGAKRDIAEMKKLLESLGYTVHVKMQLTAKEMDSALMAFADLLKHITSDSMFLVLMSHGLLEGICGTMHSDAQPDVLPYDTVFSIFNNRNCSRLMDKPKVLVIQACCGKSSGVARVSDYAAGSDSPRPLPENLQEDFISRTHIEKDFIAFYSSTPHNMSWKDTEMGSPFITQIVTYFQKNACRLHLEEIFCKASKSFT